DNA sequence from the Gammaproteobacteria bacterium genome:
CATTGCTCCCCGAGTTTTGATGATCGCTGTTTGGCATTATCCCATGGCAGTATCAGCATCCTGTCGGCGTTGGGCTTATGGTCGGATTTACAATCGCTGGCGACCCCCATACATGACATTCTTGTATGTGAACAGCAAGGCTTGGGGCAACACCGTATCTCTTCGAAGGATCGCGGTGTCTCAGCTTTAGGCGAGGTGATCTCTGCGCGTAGCGGCGGTGAGGTAATGTGGCGTGCATTGCAAGCCGGTCAGGCAAGCGTTTATGCACCCATGTCGCTCAATGGCTTGCGTCGTGAGCACAACATATGGCAGGTGCAACTCAACGGAACTGAAGACCATGCCGTGGCGATCACGGCAGAACTGGTGATCGCCGCCGACGGCCAACACTCTCGCACTCGAACCATGGCTGGCATTGAAGTGAGTGAGCGTCACTACGGCCAAAGTGCGGTGATCGCCAATGTTCGGACCGATCAGCCCCACGAATCGCGTGCGTTAGAATTGTTTCGACCAGATGGCCCATTGGCCTTATTGCCGTTTTCGGATCATTGGTCTTTGGTATACACGATCCCCGATGAGCGGCTTGCTGAGGCGCTATCGTGGGAAGATGAAACGTTTCTGGCACAACTGCAAGCTGAAGTGGGCTGGCGCTATGGGAAGTTCTTGGCACTGAGCGAACGGCGTGGCTACCCACTACGCCTGACATTGGCCAATCGCATCGCCGTTCCCGGACTATGGCTGGCGGGCAATGCCGCTCACAGCATTCACCCAATCGCTGGACAGGGTTTTAACCTAGGCTTGCGCGATGTTGCCTGGATAGTGGAATTATTGTTGTGGGCACGGCATCAAGGGCTGTCCTTGTCAGGTCCTGAATTGGCAGAACAGTATTGTCGGACTCGAAAGCCGGACATTGCTCGGATGGCAACCTTGACAGACTGGTTGGCGCGTGGCTTTCGTCCGCAATTGCCTGGTGCGAAAATGGTTCGAAGCCTTTTGCTCAGTGGCTTGGGGCTTTGTCCCTTGGCCGATGAATGGGTGGCGCGTACGGCAATGGGACAGCAGCCGCCGGTGCCCTGGCTAGCGGCGGGGCTTTCTTTAGAAGAAGTCAAAGACGAGGTCACTTATGGCTGTTCAGCAGCAGGCTGTTGACCTGTTGGTTGTTGGCGGCGGTATGGTTGGACTGGCCACCGCGATTGCCGCCGCGCAGGTCGGTTTCCGTGTCGAAGTGTTGGAAAAGAATGACTGGCCGACAGAATGCCCAGCGTCACCACAGGCACGTGTTTCTGCACTGACGCGCGCGAGCGAAAATTTATTGCGGACCCTAGGGGTGTGGGAACTGATACCACCGTCACGCCGAGGTGCCTACCGACATATGCGGGTGTGGCAGGACACACCAGCTTTGAACATCGCGTTTAGCGCCCGTGATCTGGCGGAACCTAATCTCGGCCATATCGTCGAAAACGAAGTATTACGCTGGGCGCTGTGTCAGGTGGCAAAAGAGGTAGGGGTGCGTTTGCGTCCGCGCCAACACATTGAAGGTATCGTCAACGATGTTGACAGAGTGCTAGTGAAAGACGCTGACGGTGGAGAAATCGCTGCCAAAGTGCTGGTCGCGACGGACGGCGGGAACAGCCGAGTTCGACAGGCTTTGGGGATCATTACGGAGCAGAAGCCTTATCACCAGACCGCCTTTGTCGCTTTGGTCGGAGCGGAAAAAGGATTTGGCCGTTGTGCGTGGCAGCGTTTCCTGCCCACCGGTCCCTTGGCGTTTTTGCCGTTGACGGGCGAGTCGGGCGCGGCACGTCGAGGCGCGCTCGCATCTATCGTGTGGACCGTTGATGACGACGAGGCGGCGCAGCGCTCAACATGGCAGCCGGAGGATTGGTGTGCGGCTCTGGAATCAGCCAGTCAAAATGAATTTGGCAAATTGTGTTTGAGAAGTCGTGTGTCGGCATTCCCGTTGGTCAGCCGCCATGCCGTCCGATACCGTGAAGGACGTGTGGTACTTGCCGGAGATGCCGCACATACCATACACCCACTCGCTGGACAGGGAGTGAATCTTGGTTTTTCGGATGCCGAAAGTCTGGTTCGTTGGTTGGCCAAAGGATTACAAAATGGGCATGGTGACATATGTCGATATCTGCAGGCCTACGAAAGCGAAAGGCGGGGCGTGAATCAAAAAACGCGCCAAGCCATGACGGCGATTGGCCGTCTATTTAAAATGCCAAGTTTCGTGTTGGAGCCGGGGTTGGTGATGCTCCAGCGCATGCCCTTTGCGCGCCGGTCAATGGCGCGGATGGCGTTGTACGGAGAGTGATGGTCCTGTCATGGCAAGGTGATTCTGAGCTGTTAACGAGCGTGTTTGCGGCTCACAGCGATTGAACCTGGACATCGGGTTGTATTTTTTTGTCGTCTGGTTTAGAATTCGCGGCGTCTGATGCGGGGTGGAGCAGTCTGGTAGCTCGTCGGGCTCATAACCCGAAGGTCGTTGGTTCAAATCCAGCCCCCGCTACCAAATTATGAAAAGCCCCGGACAGGGGCTTTTTCGTTGGCGCCCAGACACACACCTGATAAAGATGTGTGGTTGTCTATCGATGGGGCCGCGCAGTGACAATTGGCTGCACGGAATTGAGGATATGGGCGCGACGCCCTTTTTTTGTGCCCGTATGGTGCGGAGGTGACATGGCCAGAGCAGATGAATTGGCAGCATTGATTCGACCCGCCGTGGAAGCAGTTGGGTACGAGATGCTCGGTGTTGAGTTTATCAGCGCAGGCAAGCATTCTGTACTGCGGGTCTATATTGATAGTCCACAAGGGATCAGTGTGGATGATTGCGCGCAGGCCAGTTACCAGATCAGCGGCATATTGGATGTCGAAGATCCCATTCCTGGGGAGTACCGGCTAGAAGTGTCCTCGCCGGGCGCGGATCGACCGCTGTTTACGGCGGCGCATTTCGCGCGCTTCGTGGGGCATGAGGCGAAAGTGAAGTTGCATGCGCCAATTGAGGGGCGTCGAAACTTCAAAGGGCGGATTGTTGACGTCAAGGATGAAATCATCGTGCTCAATGTGGACGGAGAAACAGTTGAATTTGAAATGGATGCGGTTGAACGCGCGAATTTGGTTCCAACTTGGTAAACTGGGCCAGAGAACGGCTCGGATATGGCGATAGAGGCGGAAGTCGATGAACAAAGAGATTTTGCTGGTTGTTGAAGCGGTTTCGAACGAAAAGGATGTAACTCCTGAAGTCATTTTTCAGGCACTGGAAGCAGCGCTGGCGATGGCGACCAAGAAAAAGCATGGGGCGGACATTGATGTTCGCGTCAGCATCGATCGTAAAACAGGCGATTATCAGACGTTCCGCCGTTGGGAAGTGGTTGAAGATACAGACGAGGGCTTGGAACACCCATATCGTCAGATTCCGTTGAGCGCAGCGCGGGAACAGGATCCCAATGTTGAGGTTGGTGATTATATTGAAGAGCCAATTGAATCGATCGAGTTCGGACGCATCGCCGCACAAACAGCGAAGCAGGTCATTGTACAAAAAGTGCGCGAAGCCGAGCGCGAGAAGGTTGTAGAGGCCTTTAAAGAGCGAGTGGGCGAGCTGGTCACTGGCGTCGTCAAGCGAGTTGGACGAGACAGTTTGATTATTGATCTTGGCAACAATGCGGAAGCTATTTTGCCGAAGGACGAAATCATTCCGACTGAGTCATTCAGGGCGGGTGATCGGGTGCGCGCTTATCTCAAAGCAGTACGCACCGAAACAAGAGGGCCAAGTTTGCTGGTGAGCCGAACCGCACCGGAAATGCTGATTGAGCTTTTCCGTATTGAGGTACCCGAAATCGGTGAAGGGCTAATTGATGTCATGGGGGCAGCACGCGATCCAGGGTCACGGGCCAAAATCGCGGTCAAGGCGAATGATCGTCGCATTGATCCCGTTGGCGCCTGTGTAGGTATGCGAGGCTCGCGCGTACAAGCAGTCACCAATGAATTGGCAGGTGAACGTATCGATATCGTGCTTTGGGACGAAAACCCAGCCCAATATGTGATCAATGCCATGGCGCCTGCTGAAGTGCAGTCTATTGTGGTCGATGAAGATGCCCATGCCATGGACATCGCTGTTGCAGAAGAAAATCTTGCGCAAGCGATCGGCCGGAATGGCCAGAATATTCGCTTGGCGAGTCAGCTCACGGGATGGCAGCTTAATGTTATGTCTGTCGAGGAGCTTGAAGCCAAACATCAACAAGAAACTGAGCGTTACGTTCGCCAGTTCGTTCAAGACCTGGATGTTGACGAAGAATTGGCC
Encoded proteins:
- a CDS encoding FAD-dependent oxidoreductase, whose product is MAVQQQAVDLLVVGGGMVGLATAIAAAQVGFRVEVLEKNDWPTECPASPQARVSALTRASENLLRTLGVWELIPPSRRGAYRHMRVWQDTPALNIAFSARDLAEPNLGHIVENEVLRWALCQVAKEVGVRLRPRQHIEGIVNDVDRVLVKDADGGEIAAKVLVATDGGNSRVRQALGIITEQKPYHQTAFVALVGAEKGFGRCAWQRFLPTGPLAFLPLTGESGAARRGALASIVWTVDDDEAAQRSTWQPEDWCAALESASQNEFGKLCLRSRVSAFPLVSRHAVRYREGRVVLAGDAAHTIHPLAGQGVNLGFSDAESLVRWLAKGLQNGHGDICRYLQAYESERRGVNQKTRQAMTAIGRLFKMPSFVLEPGLVMLQRMPFARRSMARMALYGE
- a CDS encoding 2-octaprenyl-6-methoxyphenyl hydroxylase, which codes for MKAVQHEICIVGGGMVGAPLAIVLAQLGFDVALVEAKPPHAHCSPSFDDRCLALSHGSISILSALGLWSDLQSLATPIHDILVCEQQGLGQHRISSKDRGVSALGEVISARSGGEVMWRALQAGQASVYAPMSLNGLRREHNIWQVQLNGTEDHAVAITAELVIAADGQHSRTRTMAGIEVSERHYGQSAVIANVRTDQPHESRALELFRPDGPLALLPFSDHWSLVYTIPDERLAEALSWEDETFLAQLQAEVGWRYGKFLALSERRGYPLRLTLANRIAVPGLWLAGNAAHSIHPIAGQGFNLGLRDVAWIVELLLWARHQGLSLSGPELAEQYCRTRKPDIARMATLTDWLARGFRPQLPGAKMVRSLLLSGLGLCPLADEWVARTAMGQQPPVPWLAAGLSLEEVKDEVTYGCSAAGC
- the nusA gene encoding transcription termination/antitermination protein NusA, with product MNKEILLVVEAVSNEKDVTPEVIFQALEAALAMATKKKHGADIDVRVSIDRKTGDYQTFRRWEVVEDTDEGLEHPYRQIPLSAAREQDPNVEVGDYIEEPIESIEFGRIAAQTAKQVIVQKVREAEREKVVEAFKERVGELVTGVVKRVGRDSLIIDLGNNAEAILPKDEIIPTESFRAGDRVRAYLKAVRTETRGPSLLVSRTAPEMLIELFRIEVPEIGEGLIDVMGAARDPGSRAKIAVKANDRRIDPVGACVGMRGSRVQAVTNELAGERIDIVLWDENPAQYVINAMAPAEVQSIVVDEDAHAMDIAVAEENLAQAIGRNGQNIRLASQLTGWQLNVMSVEELEAKHQQETERYVRQFVQDLDVDEELATVLVEEGFTTLEEVAYVPKSELLAIEGFDEEIVDELRERAKNALLTRAIASEETLEQSEPAEDLLNLEGMDQRLALLLASRGICTREDLAEQSVDDLLDIDGMTEARAAELIMTARKPWFEEDN
- the rimP gene encoding ribosome maturation factor RimP, with the protein product MARADELAALIRPAVEAVGYEMLGVEFISAGKHSVLRVYIDSPQGISVDDCAQASYQISGILDVEDPIPGEYRLEVSSPGADRPLFTAAHFARFVGHEAKVKLHAPIEGRRNFKGRIVDVKDEIIVLNVDGETVEFEMDAVERANLVPTW